One genomic segment of Aquipluma nitroreducens includes these proteins:
- a CDS encoding BT0820 family HAD-type phosphatase: MIIAVDFDGTIVEHRFPDIGRVRPFAFETLLELQKKKYKLILWTHRSGRQLEEAVAFCRENGLTFYAINKNYPEEKWFEHDSRKIVADIYIDDRNLGGIPSWGEIYQMICPDETEVSFKNNKAWWKR, from the coding sequence ATGATTATAGCTGTAGATTTTGATGGCACCATTGTCGAACACCGATTCCCGGATATTGGGCGTGTCCGTCCTTTTGCCTTTGAAACGCTTCTGGAACTACAAAAGAAAAAATACAAGTTAATTTTGTGGACACATCGTTCCGGGCGGCAACTTGAAGAAGCTGTGGCGTTTTGCCGTGAGAACGGCTTGACTTTTTATGCCATTAATAAAAATTACCCGGAAGAAAAATGGTTCGAACACGACAGCCGCAAAATTGTGGCCGACATTTATATCGACGACCGGAACCTGGGGGGTATTCCTTCCTGGGGCGAAATTTACCAGATGATCTGTCCCGATGAAACAGAAGTTTCTTTTAAGAACAATAAAGCCTGGTGGAAACGGTGA
- a CDS encoding polysaccharide biosynthesis/export family protein, whose amino-acid sequence MNKYLNLFFIVSLISLFSCRSSKDLILMKDATNDDLFKGLPLQTTEHILKAGDILYISIKTMNAEVNAVFNPESNMETSTGQGYQKYTTPSGAYLYGYEIGADGAIKLPMLGKIQVAGVSVSQAEPIVQKKADELINDAIVKVKLLNFKITVTGEVRNPGVYYNYNNSITVIEALAMANGNTDYATIKTVMVIRPGAEQNKSYFLDLSSKNIFAAEAFYLQPNDYVVVQPDRYKNFQLNSQAYSLFFSSLSLLLAVLGFVIK is encoded by the coding sequence ATGAACAAATATTTAAACCTCTTCTTCATTGTCTCTCTGATATCTTTATTCTCGTGCCGAAGCAGTAAAGATCTGATTTTAATGAAAGATGCAACCAATGATGATCTTTTCAAAGGATTGCCTTTACAAACAACCGAACACATTCTGAAGGCCGGCGATATTCTTTATATTAGTATTAAAACAATGAACGCCGAGGTAAATGCTGTGTTTAATCCAGAATCAAATATGGAAACAAGCACAGGACAGGGGTATCAAAAGTACACAACTCCAAGTGGTGCCTACCTATATGGATATGAAATCGGAGCAGATGGCGCGATTAAACTGCCCATGCTGGGTAAGATTCAGGTTGCCGGAGTTTCAGTTTCTCAGGCAGAACCGATTGTTCAGAAAAAAGCAGACGAATTAATTAACGACGCCATTGTTAAAGTCAAATTGCTGAATTTTAAAATTACAGTAACCGGTGAAGTCCGTAATCCGGGAGTCTATTATAACTACAACAACTCGATCACGGTAATCGAAGCCCTGGCGATGGCCAATGGAAATACGGATTATGCTACAATTAAAACAGTTATGGTGATTAGGCCAGGCGCAGAACAAAATAAATCCTATTTCCTCGATCTTAGCTCTAAAAACATATTCGCTGCTGAGGCATTTTATTTGCAACCTAACGATTATGTTGTTGTGCAACCCGACCGGTATAAAAATTTCCAGTTAAACAGCCAGGCTTATTCCCTGTTCTTTTCTTCCTTATCGCTACTACTTGCAGTATTGGGTTTTGTTATTAAATAA
- a CDS encoding winged helix-turn-helix domain-containing protein produces MLQELITSKTRIQLLFMFFLNKENITYLRELAHVLNESTNSIRQELTKLEDLQLLVSFKLGNKKFYRANVTHTFFPDIRNMLLKEIGFDSIKSLLYRDVLGLSEIFVIGSYAQGINSNIIDLVLIGQQLDNNQISNVIREIELKVKKKIRFLILRNNEFNKFFGHSKMFKI; encoded by the coding sequence ATGCTTCAGGAACTAATTACTTCAAAAACAAGAATTCAGCTTTTATTTATGTTCTTTTTAAACAAGGAGAACATAACTTATTTGCGCGAATTAGCACATGTGTTAAACGAATCTACCAATTCCATCCGTCAGGAGCTTACAAAACTTGAAGATTTACAGTTGCTAGTTAGTTTTAAGCTAGGCAATAAAAAGTTTTATCGAGCAAATGTTACTCATACTTTCTTCCCTGATATCCGGAATATGCTGCTTAAAGAAATCGGTTTTGATTCAATTAAATCCTTATTGTATCGGGATGTATTGGGCTTGTCTGAAATTTTCGTAATTGGTAGTTATGCACAAGGTATTAACTCAAATATTATTGATCTTGTGCTGATAGGGCAACAGTTAGATAATAACCAAATCAGCAATGTCATTAGGGAGATTGAGTTGAAAGTGAAAAAGAAAATACGGTTTTTGATCCTGAGAAACAATGAATTTAACAAATTCTTTGGGCATTCAAAAATGTTTAAAATCTAA
- a CDS encoding GumC family protein, which yields MENIDNIYEVLKEEDGPDIKKIIYLLLRQWHWFLLFGALGFGGAYSYTRLTKPTYSVSGSILIPEKSNEMDLKDLFSGALQGGQDNTKINNQIEILKSSFTINHTLLNLNWRTSWYKKDLFIWNGIYKQEPFDVQETQSFINPSGIKIYITPTSQNSYLVSGVGELNVQGKIYIVKFNSKGEFGHPFRNEYFNFTILKKINISDIPDGKYYFVFNDQREMTLAYQIRLDATLKDEKSDIVLCTIKGEEPEKESDFLNELIKVYIRQKMEVQNEAQRRSLDFINTQLAGISDSLDRAGTKSTEFRSRNDIIDLGAEGTLVMNTLKEVESEKAQTQMQLDYFRNVLDYLEKNGDLTKLVSPSVVGIEDASLNALVVNLGELFSRRQVLSFTARANNPTLILLDKELAQARTRLNENIRNLIDNANRSINSLKDRQDKIILQLNKLPQKEQQMINIQRQFDLTNEIYTFMLQKRAETNIALASSISDVQIIESASPDTALSVGLTRKTILPIGFILGLSLPAGFILLVNFFDTRIRTQEDIENNTQLPIIGNIMHSFDANELTVFGNPKSNIAESFRDLRTNLEFMLSGTQAKVISIHSTNPSEGKTFNTTNLATILAMNDNKVLIIGADMRKPKLHRIFKVENEHGLSTCLIGADTFEQVIFPTQIENLYLLPSGPVPPNPAEILSKPAMKNLIEMARNQFDYVLIDNSPVALVTDGIIASRVSDLNIFILRYGVSHKHQLEMINQYAETKKVTNIGIIVNDIKVNSFGYTYYKYYQYEAYQKDYYAYGEDGVEKRRKKKVKKA from the coding sequence ATGGAAAATATAGATAACATTTACGAGGTATTAAAAGAAGAAGATGGACCGGACATTAAGAAAATAATTTATCTGCTGCTCCGGCAATGGCATTGGTTTTTACTATTTGGCGCCCTGGGCTTTGGAGGGGCGTATTCCTACACCCGATTAACTAAACCAACCTATTCAGTAAGCGGCTCCATTCTGATCCCAGAAAAATCGAATGAAATGGATTTGAAAGATTTGTTTAGTGGCGCCCTGCAAGGTGGTCAGGACAACACAAAAATAAACAATCAGATCGAGATTCTTAAATCCTCGTTTACGATTAACCATACCTTACTAAACCTAAACTGGCGGACAAGTTGGTATAAAAAGGATCTTTTTATTTGGAATGGAATCTACAAACAAGAGCCCTTTGATGTGCAGGAGACCCAGTCATTTATTAATCCGTCAGGCATAAAAATATACATTACACCAACGAGTCAAAATTCATATTTGGTTTCAGGTGTCGGAGAATTAAATGTTCAGGGTAAAATTTATATAGTAAAATTCAACAGCAAGGGTGAATTTGGTCATCCTTTCCGAAACGAATATTTCAATTTCACGATCCTGAAAAAGATTAATATTTCCGACATTCCGGATGGTAAATATTATTTCGTGTTTAACGATCAAAGGGAAATGACACTAGCCTACCAAATAAGACTGGATGCTACTTTGAAGGATGAAAAAAGCGATATTGTACTCTGCACTATTAAAGGTGAAGAACCGGAGAAAGAGAGTGATTTTCTGAATGAACTTATTAAAGTTTACATTAGGCAGAAAATGGAAGTTCAAAACGAAGCACAGCGTCGTTCTCTCGATTTCATCAACACACAGCTTGCCGGAATCTCCGATTCACTCGACCGTGCCGGAACTAAATCTACTGAATTCAGATCCAGAAACGATATCATAGATTTGGGAGCTGAAGGAACACTGGTGATGAATACTCTCAAGGAAGTTGAATCCGAAAAAGCTCAAACCCAGATGCAACTCGACTATTTCAGGAACGTTCTTGACTATCTCGAAAAAAACGGAGACCTGACCAAACTGGTGTCGCCTTCGGTGGTTGGAATTGAAGATGCCTCGCTGAATGCACTGGTTGTAAATTTAGGCGAATTGTTTTCCCGCCGTCAGGTTTTGTCCTTCACAGCCAGAGCCAATAACCCAACACTGATACTGCTCGACAAGGAATTGGCACAAGCCCGTACCCGATTGAACGAAAACATTCGAAACCTGATTGACAATGCGAATCGATCGATCAATAGTCTGAAAGACAGACAAGATAAGATCATTTTACAGTTGAATAAACTGCCCCAAAAGGAGCAGCAAATGATTAACATTCAACGTCAGTTCGACCTGACCAATGAAATTTATACCTTCATGCTTCAAAAACGTGCAGAAACAAACATCGCGCTGGCTTCCAGTATTTCTGATGTCCAGATTATCGAAAGCGCAAGTCCAGATACGGCACTCTCAGTCGGCCTGACCCGAAAAACGATTTTGCCCATCGGTTTTATTCTGGGGCTGTCTCTGCCAGCTGGATTCATTCTGCTCGTAAACTTTTTCGACACCCGCATCCGTACCCAGGAAGACATTGAAAACAATACCCAGCTCCCCATCATCGGAAATATCATGCACAGTTTCGATGCAAATGAGCTGACTGTTTTCGGAAATCCAAAGTCAAACATTGCCGAATCATTTCGCGACTTACGCACCAACCTCGAGTTTATGCTTTCCGGCACTCAGGCAAAAGTAATCTCCATTCACTCGACCAACCCCAGTGAAGGAAAAACATTTAACACCACCAACCTTGCCACAATCCTGGCTATGAACGATAACAAGGTCCTGATTATTGGCGCTGATATGCGAAAACCGAAACTCCATAGGATATTTAAGGTCGAGAACGAACATGGTTTGAGTACCTGTCTGATCGGAGCAGATACTTTTGAACAGGTCATCTTTCCAACTCAGATCGAGAACCTGTATCTTTTGCCTTCAGGCCCCGTTCCACCAAATCCGGCAGAAATCCTGAGTAAGCCTGCTATGAAAAACCTGATTGAAATGGCCCGCAATCAATTCGACTATGTCCTCATCGATAACTCCCCGGTGGCATTGGTAACTGATGGAATTATTGCAAGCCGGGTATCGGACCTTAATATTTTTATTCTCCGTTATGGCGTGTCGCACAAACATCAGCTCGAAATGATCAACCAATATGCCGAAACGAAAAAGGTGACTAACATTGGCATCATCGTGAACGATATAAAAGTCAATTCGTTCGGCTACACTTATTACAAATATTACCAATACGAAGCCTATCAGAAAGACTACTATGCCTACGGCGAAGATGGAGTGGAAAAACGCCGGAAAAAGAAGGTGAAGAAGGCGTAA